Proteins from a single region of Lepus europaeus isolate LE1 chromosome 4, mLepTim1.pri, whole genome shotgun sequence:
- the LOC133758726 gene encoding glycine cleavage system H protein, mitochondrial-like, which yields MKKQLRYKIFACCDLVCGFIPKLLSHHALSGFRLRVARSVRAAACSLLAASAPAAPCSPLPWRLRAGAVRTLRTGPALLSVRKFTEKHEWITTENGIGTVGISNFAQEALGDVVYCSLPEVGTKLKKQDEFGALESVKAASELYSPLSGEVTEINEALAENPGLVNKSCYEDGWLIKMTLSNPSELDELMSEEAYEKYIKSIEE from the exons ATGAAGAAGCAGTTAAGATATAAGATTTTTGCATGCTGTGACTTAGTCTGTGGATTTATTCCGAAGTTGCTTAGTCACCATGCACTGTCTG gaTTCAGGCTGCGAGTGGCGCGGAGCGTGCGGGCCGCGGCCTGCAGCCTGCTCGCGGCCTCGGCGCCCGCTGCACCCTGCTCGCCTCTGCCCTGGCGGCTGCGGGCGGGTGCCGTCCGGACGCTGCGCACTGGACCCGCTCTGCTCTCGGTGCGTAAATTCACAGAGAAACATGAATGGATAACAACAGAAAATGGTATTGGAACAGTGGGAATCAGCAATTTTGCACAGGAAGCTTTGGGAGATGTTGTTTATTGTAGTCTGCCTGAAGTTGggacaaaattgaaaaaacaagATGAATTTGGTGCCTTGGAAAGTGTGAAAGCTGCTAGTGAACTCTATTCTCCTCTATCAGGAGAGGTAACTGAAATTAATGAAGCCCTTGCAGAAAACCCAGGACTTGTCAACAAATCTTGTTATGAAGATGGTTGGCTGATCAAGATGACACTGAGTAACCCTTCAGAACTAGATGAACTAATGAGTGAAGAAGCCTatgagaaatacataaaatctattgAGGAATGA